A single Streptomyces mirabilis DNA region contains:
- a CDS encoding TNT domain-containing protein: MRVLRAFAGSALASLLLLIGISPATAQAGHPRAGNAAYCPTTHHNRGSNTAPQTAYQRYYLDDWRLGPRYLPQRGALGSMLRGYHRTDHTSAYWFLGCYWQTDPQTGKSGWWYPDHNGFMLRNGKPVEHSVTLRQGQLVDLFGSGFGNFLAPAGTPYAKRAIPPSNLDTYVKDYPYSYHLYRVLKPFTVEAGPIRPWFGQPGLGLQYLTKPSVTDLVTTKYLDALPVA, from the coding sequence ATGCGCGTACTGCGCGCCTTCGCGGGGAGCGCCCTCGCATCGCTCCTCCTGCTGATCGGCATCTCACCGGCAACGGCCCAAGCCGGTCATCCCCGTGCGGGGAACGCCGCATACTGCCCGACCACGCACCACAACCGCGGGTCCAACACCGCACCGCAAACGGCATACCAGCGCTACTACCTCGACGATTGGCGGCTGGGACCGAGATACCTCCCCCAGAGGGGCGCCCTCGGCAGCATGCTGCGGGGCTATCACCGTACGGACCACACCTCCGCGTACTGGTTCCTCGGGTGCTACTGGCAGACGGATCCCCAGACGGGGAAGTCGGGCTGGTGGTATCCCGACCACAACGGCTTCATGCTGAGGAACGGCAAGCCGGTCGAGCATTCCGTGACGCTCCGCCAGGGCCAGTTGGTCGACCTCTTCGGCAGCGGTTTCGGCAACTTCCTCGCCCCCGCGGGCACGCCGTACGCCAAGCGCGCGATTCCGCCGAGCAATCTCGACACCTACGTCAAGGACTATCCGTACAGCTACCACCTCTACCGGGTCCTCAAGCCGTTCACCGTCGAGGCCGGCCCGATCAGGCCCTGGTTCGGCCAGCCCGGCCTGGGTCTCCAGTACCTGACGAAACCGTCGGTCACGGACCTCGTCACGACGAAGTACCTGGACGCGTTGCCGGTAGCCTGA
- a CDS encoding DUF1877 family protein, with translation MSTYLRLRAVPPPALRNSTTWLERLFEDDSETVRRRVGRHREEELDKRYLDQERIYAGAPPHRAEDRPQTQVVLGGRPVFRADRHKSPFLVLTAAQARRVARFLAMADFDTLWDFARAELLPRYGGVTAEPETWHAFAVAHQELRAFYAQTAECGDAVVKWLPT, from the coding sequence ATGAGTACGTACCTCCGTCTGCGAGCGGTGCCGCCTCCCGCACTGCGCAACAGTACGACCTGGCTCGAACGACTCTTCGAGGACGACTCGGAGACCGTCCGACGCCGGGTCGGTCGGCACCGTGAAGAGGAGCTGGACAAGCGTTATCTGGACCAGGAACGCATCTACGCCGGAGCTCCCCCGCATCGTGCCGAAGACCGGCCCCAGACCCAGGTGGTGCTCGGTGGTCGGCCGGTGTTCCGCGCCGACCGGCACAAGTCGCCGTTCCTGGTGCTGACGGCGGCCCAGGCCCGCCGGGTGGCCAGGTTCCTGGCGATGGCCGACTTCGACACGCTGTGGGATTTCGCCCGCGCCGAACTGCTGCCGCGCTACGGCGGCGTGACCGCGGAGCCCGAGACGTGGCATGCGTTCGCGGTGGCGCACCAGGAGTTGAGGGCGTTCTACGCACAGACGGCCGAGTGCGGGGACGCGGTGGTGAAGTGGCTGCCGACCTGA
- a CDS encoding peptidoglycan recognition protein family protein — MKRRAWLTLGAVVLGGGGVVTYAVASPSSDPGAAGRAKRPAKVYDLALKGGTGDKRELPRTDTEQFSMLGVSWTGAAKRLDGAAQVRTRSLDTGQWSAWQDLELNVDPLENPGAGVRGASEPLWVGPSDGLQVQVIRKNGTSSSALPKGLEVNLVDPGVVTDAETKAGGTAAKPAAFVADESPGATATAPSDGTTTAPTDGQTTTSPAATDTTPAATDSVPPSDSASPTDSVPPSDSASPTDSVSPSPSTSSSASPSAPPSTVPEPPIVSRADWGADESISPEAPEYNADVKAVFVHHTDGANDYSCADSPSIIRSIYAYHVQVSGWKDIGYNFLVDKCGTIFEGRKGGVDLPVFGAHTYGWNRESAGVAVLGDYTTTSATNATLASVARLAAWKLGQYGADPAGTTQLTAGAGQHNYFNTNFTAGSKYTFQRISGHRDGYNTQCPGGLLYDQLPTIRTWASGPVQGLKVSSVDGAGLSGSTYYTKGGITVRWTATTPASLISKFELLVDGKSVATTSGTATSAGVTLALGSHTVAVRAVHQSGKTATSAALTVVAETTAPTFTTNPKVSLRSGTVSTSAVPVTLGWKATDDKALREVKLLSPTTATFGPTTTTSNRTAKSGAATIWSMRAYDYAGNYRTSSPSYTPVILQETAATKSGSWTSRSSTGYLGGQSYSSGSKGASLTWTFTGRSAAWVVSRAASSGQAYVYVDGTKISTVDLKSSTTLYRQAIWTKTWSSSAKHTIKIVVVGTSGRPTVTTDGLVYIK, encoded by the coding sequence ATGAAACGACGGGCGTGGCTGACGCTCGGTGCGGTGGTCCTCGGGGGCGGGGGCGTGGTGACCTACGCCGTCGCCAGCCCGTCCTCCGACCCCGGCGCGGCCGGCCGGGCCAAGCGGCCGGCGAAGGTGTACGACCTCGCACTGAAAGGCGGCACAGGCGACAAGCGGGAGCTGCCGCGCACGGACACCGAGCAGTTCTCGATGCTCGGCGTCTCCTGGACGGGGGCGGCCAAGCGGCTCGACGGCGCGGCGCAGGTACGCACCCGCAGCCTCGACACCGGCCAGTGGAGCGCCTGGCAGGACCTCGAACTGAACGTCGACCCGCTCGAGAACCCCGGCGCCGGAGTGCGCGGAGCATCCGAGCCGTTGTGGGTCGGCCCCTCCGACGGCTTGCAGGTGCAGGTCATCCGCAAGAACGGCACCAGCAGTTCCGCTCTGCCCAAGGGCCTTGAGGTCAACCTGGTCGACCCGGGGGTGGTGACCGACGCCGAGACCAAGGCCGGCGGCACCGCGGCCAAGCCCGCCGCGTTCGTCGCCGATGAGAGTCCCGGCGCCACGGCGACCGCGCCCAGCGACGGCACCACCACCGCGCCGACGGACGGCCAGACCACCACATCCCCGGCTGCGACGGACACCACGCCGGCGGCCACCGACTCCGTCCCGCCCTCCGACTCGGCGTCTCCCACGGACTCCGTCCCGCCCTCCGACTCGGCGTCCCCCACGGACTCCGTGTCGCCGTCGCCGAGCACGTCCTCCAGCGCGTCGCCCTCGGCGCCGCCGTCCACCGTGCCCGAACCGCCGATCGTCTCGCGCGCCGACTGGGGTGCCGACGAGTCGATCAGCCCCGAGGCGCCGGAGTACAACGCGGACGTGAAGGCGGTCTTCGTCCACCACACCGACGGGGCAAACGACTACTCCTGCGCCGACTCGCCGTCGATCATCCGGAGCATCTACGCGTACCACGTCCAGGTCAGCGGCTGGAAGGACATCGGCTACAACTTCCTCGTCGACAAATGCGGCACCATCTTCGAGGGCCGCAAGGGCGGCGTGGACCTTCCGGTGTTCGGCGCACACACCTACGGCTGGAATCGGGAGTCCGCAGGCGTCGCGGTGCTCGGTGACTACACCACCACCAGCGCCACCAACGCCACGCTGGCATCAGTCGCCCGCCTGGCGGCTTGGAAGCTCGGCCAGTACGGCGCCGATCCCGCCGGAACCACCCAGCTCACGGCGGGCGCGGGCCAGCACAACTACTTCAACACCAACTTCACCGCGGGCAGCAAGTACACCTTCCAGCGGATCTCCGGCCACCGGGACGGCTACAACACACAGTGCCCCGGCGGCCTGCTCTACGACCAACTGCCGACCATCCGTACCTGGGCATCCGGCCCGGTGCAGGGCCTGAAAGTCAGCTCGGTCGACGGCGCGGGCCTTTCGGGCTCGACGTACTACACCAAGGGCGGCATCACCGTCCGTTGGACGGCCACCACACCGGCGTCGTTGATCTCCAAGTTCGAGCTGCTGGTCGACGGCAAGAGCGTCGCCACCACCTCCGGCACCGCCACGTCCGCCGGCGTCACCCTGGCCCTGGGCAGCCACACTGTCGCCGTGCGGGCCGTGCACCAGTCCGGCAAGACCGCGACCAGTGCCGCGCTGACCGTTGTCGCGGAGACGACCGCACCGACCTTCACCACCAACCCGAAGGTTTCCCTGCGCTCCGGCACCGTCAGCACCAGCGCCGTCCCGGTCACTCTCGGCTGGAAGGCCACCGACGACAAGGCCCTGCGCGAGGTGAAGCTGCTGTCCCCCACCACCGCCACCTTCGGCCCGACCACCACCACCTCGAACCGCACCGCCAAGTCCGGCGCCGCCACCATCTGGTCGATGCGGGCCTACGACTACGCCGGTAACTACCGCACGTCCTCGCCCTCGTACACCCCGGTGATACTGCAGGAGACCGCCGCCACGAAGTCCGGCAGCTGGACCTCCCGCTCCTCCACCGGCTACCTCGGCGGCCAGTCCTACTCCAGCGGTTCCAAGGGCGCCAGCCTCACCTGGACCTTCACCGGCCGCTCCGCCGCCTGGGTCGTCTCCCGCGCCGCCAGCTCCGGCCAGGCGTACGTCTACGTCGACGGCACCAAGATCTCCACCGTCGACCTGAAGTCTTCCACCACCCTGTACCGGCAGGCGATCTGGACCAAGACCTGGTCCAGCAGCGCCAAGCACACCATCAAGATCGTCGTGGTCGGCACCAGCGGCCGTCCCACCGTCACCACCGACGGCCTCGTCTACATCAAGTAG
- a CDS encoding RNA polymerase sigma factor, which yields MGQVRQPRRVQVYDGELGAAVARAQDGDETAFAFAYRIVQPGLLGYLRGLVGDDAEDVASDAWLEIARDLGRFKGDGAGFRGWTSTIARHRALDHLRRQRVRPRAGGTEQDVLDLPSRHSTHEEALESLSTERALELVRGLPRDQAEAVLLRVVVGLDGPAAARVLGKRPGAVRTAAHRGLKRLAHQLGVAGESDKGVTNEASPTLGESK from the coding sequence TTGGGCCAGGTACGGCAACCCCGGCGTGTACAGGTGTACGACGGGGAATTGGGCGCGGCGGTCGCGCGGGCCCAGGACGGCGATGAGACGGCTTTCGCGTTCGCGTACCGGATCGTGCAGCCGGGCCTGCTCGGCTATCTGCGCGGCCTGGTCGGCGACGACGCGGAGGACGTGGCCTCCGACGCCTGGCTGGAGATCGCCCGTGACCTCGGCCGTTTCAAGGGGGACGGGGCCGGGTTCCGCGGCTGGACCTCGACCATCGCCCGGCACCGGGCGCTGGACCATCTGCGCCGCCAGCGCGTACGGCCCCGGGCAGGAGGGACCGAACAGGACGTACTGGACCTGCCCAGCCGGCACAGCACCCATGAAGAGGCCCTGGAGTCCCTGTCCACCGAGCGGGCGCTGGAACTGGTCCGCGGGCTGCCGCGGGACCAGGCCGAGGCCGTGCTCCTGCGGGTCGTCGTCGGCCTGGACGGTCCCGCCGCCGCACGCGTCCTCGGCAAGCGCCCGGGAGCGGTGCGCACTGCCGCCCACCGGGGCCTGAAACGCCTCGCCCACCAGCTGGGCGTCGCCGGTGAATCGGACAAGGGTGTGACGAATGAGGCGTCCCCAACGCTGGGGGAGTCGAAATGA
- a CDS encoding bifunctional polysaccharide deacetylase/glycosyltransferase family 2 protein has translation MTDRRRRNAPARRRNRTRRTTPRTHWLLLSVLAVTLSTALLLQGYTHHMFGIASDHVTGSRGRNEAVPSQVIHGGPVIADAATSAHTAQVKAHTIALTFDDGPDPVWTPRILDVLRRNHVHATFFVVGTQVAAHPELVRRIVAEGHQIGIHTFTHPDLARLAPWQRSLELRETQLAVAGAAGVTTALLRPPFSSENDALDDADWSVLEQADAAGYVTVLSTRDAEDWQRPGVDRIVANATPDGHAGQIVLMHDAGGDRSQTVAALGALVPRLKAQGFKFATVSDAVGMAAPVRPVGLGDHLQGLALIKVLQGGDWVVWLLGVLMYAAGAISVLRAVVVLIAARRHRRLRTGRRSRSWGPPVTEPVSVIVPAYNESAGIEAAVRSLLASDHPVEIIVVDDGSTDGTADLVESLRLPVRVIRQPNAGKPAALNTGLAAATFDLVVMVDGDTVFEPDTVRTIVQPFADPRVGAVSGNAKVVNRGGMLGRWQHIEYVVGFNLDRRLFDLAECMPTVPGAVGAFRRQALLDLGGVSDVTLAEDTDLTMALCRAGWRVVYEEGAKAWTEAPASLNALWRQRYRWCYGTLQAMWKHRGTLVQRGAAGKLGRRGLVYLLLFQVLLPLLAPVVDIFALYGLLFLDPVRIIGLWLAFLLLQLMMGLYAFRLDGERPGPLWSLPLQQFVYRQLMYLVVIQSVFTAVSGSRLRWQRMERYGSLQAPVGAEARGNVLPPQDPGFPRQAPYDPLPQPAPYDGLPQPTPYPGFRQPGPPKTPQLY, from the coding sequence GTGACCGATCGCCGACGCCGCAACGCTCCTGCTCGCCGCCGCAACCGCACCCGCCGGACCACGCCCCGAACCCACTGGCTGCTGCTGAGCGTGCTCGCGGTGACCCTGTCGACGGCCCTCTTGCTGCAGGGCTACACCCACCACATGTTCGGGATCGCATCGGACCACGTGACCGGCTCCCGTGGCCGGAACGAGGCTGTGCCCAGCCAGGTGATTCATGGCGGCCCCGTGATCGCGGACGCCGCCACCTCTGCGCACACCGCTCAGGTGAAGGCCCACACCATCGCCCTCACCTTCGACGACGGCCCCGACCCCGTCTGGACGCCACGGATCCTGGACGTGCTGCGTCGCAACCACGTGCACGCGACCTTCTTCGTCGTCGGAACCCAGGTCGCCGCCCACCCGGAGCTGGTCCGCCGGATCGTCGCCGAGGGCCATCAGATCGGCATCCACACCTTCACCCATCCCGATCTGGCCCGGCTCGCTCCATGGCAGCGGTCCCTGGAGCTGCGCGAGACGCAGCTGGCGGTGGCCGGCGCCGCAGGGGTCACCACCGCACTGCTGAGGCCGCCGTTCTCCTCGGAGAACGATGCGCTGGACGATGCCGACTGGTCCGTCCTCGAGCAGGCCGACGCGGCAGGCTATGTCACGGTGCTCTCCACCCGGGACGCCGAGGACTGGCAGCGTCCCGGAGTGGACCGCATCGTCGCGAATGCGACACCCGACGGCCACGCTGGACAGATCGTGCTCATGCACGACGCGGGCGGTGACCGGTCCCAGACCGTCGCCGCACTGGGTGCACTGGTGCCACGGCTCAAGGCACAGGGCTTCAAGTTCGCGACGGTCTCCGACGCGGTCGGCATGGCCGCACCCGTCCGGCCCGTCGGGCTCGGCGACCATCTGCAGGGGCTGGCCCTCATCAAGGTGCTGCAGGGCGGCGACTGGGTCGTGTGGCTGTTGGGCGTGTTGATGTACGCGGCCGGGGCGATCAGTGTGCTGCGCGCAGTGGTCGTGCTGATCGCCGCCCGGCGGCACCGGCGCCTGCGCACCGGGCGCCGGAGCCGGTCCTGGGGACCGCCCGTGACCGAGCCGGTCAGCGTCATCGTTCCCGCGTACAACGAGAGCGCCGGGATCGAGGCGGCCGTGCGCTCACTGCTCGCCTCGGACCATCCAGTGGAGATCATCGTGGTGGACGACGGTTCGACCGACGGCACCGCCGACCTGGTGGAGTCGCTCCGCCTGCCGGTACGGGTGATCCGTCAGCCGAACGCGGGCAAGCCCGCCGCACTCAACACGGGACTCGCCGCCGCCACCTTCGACCTGGTGGTCATGGTCGACGGTGACACGGTCTTCGAACCCGACACCGTCCGCACGATCGTGCAGCCCTTCGCCGATCCCCGCGTGGGGGCCGTCTCGGGCAACGCCAAGGTCGTCAACCGTGGCGGCATGCTGGGCCGCTGGCAGCACATCGAGTACGTGGTCGGGTTCAACCTCGACCGCCGCCTGTTCGACCTCGCCGAATGCATGCCGACCGTACCCGGAGCGGTCGGCGCGTTCCGCCGCCAGGCACTGCTCGACCTCGGCGGCGTCAGCGACGTCACCCTCGCCGAGGACACCGACCTCACCATGGCACTGTGCCGCGCCGGCTGGCGTGTGGTGTACGAGGAGGGCGCGAAGGCCTGGACCGAGGCCCCCGCGTCACTGAACGCCTTGTGGCGCCAGCGCTACCGCTGGTGCTACGGCACCCTGCAGGCGATGTGGAAGCACCGCGGCACGCTGGTGCAGCGCGGTGCGGCCGGAAAGCTGGGCCGCCGGGGCCTGGTGTATCTGCTGCTCTTCCAGGTACTGCTGCCACTGCTCGCACCCGTCGTGGACATCTTCGCCCTGTACGGGCTGCTCTTTCTCGACCCGGTCCGGATCATCGGGCTGTGGCTGGCCTTCCTGCTGCTGCAACTCATGATGGGCCTGTACGCGTTCCGCCTGGACGGAGAACGGCCTGGCCCGCTGTGGAGTCTGCCGCTGCAGCAGTTCGTCTACCGGCAGCTGATGTACCTGGTGGTGATCCAGTCCGTCTTCACCGCCGTGTCGGGCTCACGGCTGCGCTGGCAGCGCATGGAGCGGTACGGCAGCCTGCAGGCCCCGGTGGGCGCGGAGGCGCGCGGCAATGTCCTCCCTCCGCAGGATCCCGGTTTTCCGCGGCAGGCGCCGTACGACCCCCTCCCGCAGCCGGCACCGTACGACGGCCTCCCACAGCCCACCCCCTACCCCGGTTTCCGGCAGCCCGGACCGCCCAAGACACCGCAGTTGTACTGA
- a CDS encoding transglycosylase domain-containing protein: MPRRARRRAPQKKRWIDYPRRGRTGPRRWLPSVRQLLAIFLLFFGGTAAVVGYAYATVTIPDPNPTTLLQNNVYYWSDGTVLATDGSVNRQNVSLSQVPADVRWDFIAAENASFYTDPGIDPQGILRAVVHMAAGGSVQSGSTITQQFVKNTYLDQSQTVSRKFKELLISTKIGAGMTKEQILQGYLNTCFFGRQANGIQAAARMYYGLPVERLDASRGAFLAAAVNEPSLFQYADSDPAARAKAEARWSWVLDRMVKTGKLTPGQRARYAAAGFPTPRKWTRGSGLTGETGYLVQLARSYAETHDPTITDSGLSRGGYQIHTTFDRKKTAELTRAVAMVRGQRLDPAHRPVDRDVQVGAASVEPTTGRILAVYGGPGFEHAHYSDNADTSGVPVGSTFKPIVLAAALQHGAVLRPGKSPEPITPAGKFNGDDGIKIKDQQGNYVADPKDPTGLLHQHNDTPQRWGYIPLRKAMEQSVNTPYVQLGEDVGYGNVARTAESLGLRPGSLAAPSAGFYIGTSTPSAIRMAGVYATFAADGMQATPYSVTKVTHNGSALAGFSAPAPVRALPAAVAGNVTDVLRGVIARGTGTKAQALGRTAAGKTGTTDDYRSAWFIGYTPQLATSVVLFREDSNHPQLQSLVGVGGLQKVFGGDIPTEIWTQYMRDALAGLPDTPFPAPAPLGRGTDEPGAPTPSPSAAPAKRGGKTGRTGKRATTTAAPTPGAPATGSKCHRHKCR; the protein is encoded by the coding sequence ATGCCACGCCGTGCCCGGAGAAGGGCGCCACAGAAGAAACGCTGGATCGACTACCCGCGCCGAGGCCGGACGGGCCCGCGCCGCTGGCTGCCGTCGGTGCGCCAACTGCTGGCGATCTTCCTGCTCTTCTTCGGCGGCACGGCAGCGGTCGTCGGCTATGCCTACGCCACGGTCACCATCCCCGACCCCAATCCCACGACACTGCTGCAGAACAACGTCTACTACTGGTCGGACGGCACGGTTTTGGCGACCGACGGCAGCGTCAACCGACAGAACGTGTCGCTCTCACAGGTACCCGCCGACGTGCGGTGGGACTTCATCGCCGCGGAGAACGCCTCCTTCTACACCGACCCGGGCATCGACCCGCAGGGAATCCTCCGCGCCGTCGTCCACATGGCCGCGGGCGGCTCGGTCCAGTCCGGCTCGACGATCACCCAGCAGTTCGTCAAGAACACCTACCTGGACCAGTCGCAGACGGTCTCACGCAAGTTCAAGGAACTGCTGATCTCCACCAAGATCGGCGCCGGGATGACCAAGGAGCAGATCCTCCAGGGGTATCTGAACACCTGCTTCTTCGGTCGTCAGGCCAACGGCATCCAGGCCGCGGCGCGTATGTACTACGGCCTCCCGGTGGAGAGGCTCGACGCGAGCCGGGGAGCCTTCCTCGCCGCGGCGGTCAACGAGCCGAGTCTCTTCCAGTACGCGGACTCCGATCCCGCGGCCAGGGCAAAGGCGGAAGCACGCTGGTCCTGGGTGCTCGACCGGATGGTGAAGACCGGCAAGCTGACACCCGGGCAGCGGGCACGGTACGCGGCCGCCGGTTTCCCCACACCCAGGAAGTGGACCCGCGGTTCAGGGCTCACGGGCGAGACCGGCTACCTGGTCCAACTCGCCAGGTCGTATGCCGAGACACACGACCCGACCATCACCGACAGCGGCCTGAGCAGGGGCGGCTACCAGATCCACACCACCTTCGACAGGAAGAAGACGGCGGAACTGACGAGGGCTGTCGCCATGGTGCGGGGGCAACGCCTCGACCCCGCCCACCGGCCGGTCGACCGGGACGTCCAGGTCGGAGCCGCCTCGGTGGAACCCACGACCGGCAGGATCCTCGCCGTCTACGGCGGCCCCGGCTTCGAGCACGCCCACTACTCGGACAACGCCGACACCTCCGGCGTCCCGGTGGGATCGACCTTCAAGCCCATCGTCCTCGCCGCCGCGCTCCAGCACGGAGCGGTACTGCGACCCGGCAAGTCACCGGAGCCGATCACCCCGGCCGGCAAGTTCAACGGTGACGACGGCATCAAGATCAAGGACCAGCAGGGCAACTACGTCGCCGACCCCAAGGACCCCACCGGGCTCCTCCACCAGCACAACGACACCCCCCAGCGCTGGGGCTACATCCCTCTGCGCAAGGCCATGGAGCAGTCGGTCAACACGCCGTACGTGCAACTGGGAGAGGACGTCGGCTACGGAAACGTGGCGAGGACGGCCGAATCCCTCGGCCTGCGCCCGGGCAGCCTCGCCGCCCCCAGCGCCGGCTTCTACATCGGCACCTCCACACCGAGCGCCATTCGAATGGCAGGCGTGTACGCGACTTTCGCTGCCGACGGGATGCAGGCCACCCCGTACTCGGTGACGAAGGTCACCCACAACGGCTCGGCACTGGCCGGCTTCTCCGCCCCCGCCCCCGTGCGAGCCCTGCCGGCGGCGGTCGCTGGCAACGTGACCGATGTGCTCCGGGGCGTCATCGCCCGGGGCACCGGCACCAAGGCCCAGGCTCTCGGCAGGACCGCGGCGGGCAAGACCGGAACCACCGACGACTACCGTTCCGCCTGGTTCATCGGCTACACCCCGCAACTCGCCACCTCTGTCGTCCTCTTCCGAGAGGACTCGAACCACCCACAGCTGCAGTCCCTGGTCGGCGTCGGTGGCCTCCAGAAGGTGTTCGGCGGCGACATCCCCACCGAAATCTGGACCCAGTACATGCGCGACGCCCTGGCCGGCCTGCCCGACACCCCCTTCCCCGCGCCGGCCCCCCTCGGCCGCGGCACCGACGAGCCCGGCGCTCCCACGCCCTCCCCGTCCGCGGCCCCCGCCAAGCGGGGCGGCAAGACCGGCAGGACCGGCAAGAGGGCTACCACCACTGCCGCCCCCACACCGGGCGCTCCGGCAACCGGTTCCAAGTGCCACCGCCACAAGTGCCGTTGA